A stretch of Fundicoccus culcitae DNA encodes these proteins:
- a CDS encoding GNAT family N-acetyltransferase: MDIYYREAELKDLDRIMEIEQAGFTADEAASRSAMEERIALIPDTFVVAVNADGAILGYAVGPVVEQRYLFDELFEKIEANPVSGGFVSLLSVAVAPEFAGAGVASGLLGEVERRARLAGREGITLTCLADLIGFYEKNGYVNEGVSASEHAGEVWYNLVREL, from the coding sequence ATGGATATTTATTATCGGGAAGCAGAGTTGAAGGATTTAGATCGGATTATGGAAATTGAGCAGGCGGGCTTTACGGCGGATGAGGCAGCATCGCGGTCAGCGATGGAGGAGCGGATTGCTTTGATTCCGGATACCTTTGTGGTGGCGGTAAATGCCGATGGCGCGATTTTGGGGTATGCAGTTGGGCCGGTAGTGGAGCAGCGGTATTTATTTGATGAGTTGTTTGAAAAGATCGAGGCAAACCCGGTGAGTGGCGGGTTTGTGAGTTTGTTGAGTGTAGCGGTGGCGCCGGAGTTCGCTGGAGCGGGCGTTGCCAGTGGGTTGTTGGGGGAAGTGGAACGGCGGGCACGGTTGGCGGGGCGTGAGGGAATCACGTTGACGTGTTTGGCGGACTTGATTGGATTTTATGAGAAGAACGGCTATGTGAATGAAGGCGTGTCAGCGTCGGAGCATGCGGGTGAGGTTTGGTATAATTTGGTGAGGGAGTTGTGA
- a CDS encoding antibiotic biosynthesis monooxygenase family protein produces MIYVVFEVVIKANCMDNYLRIVSDLKGELNKVKGFVRSERFQSLATENKLLSLSLWESEEAVNTWRNQVEHRLSQRVGRDSIFESYQISVLSSIRSYGDDDRREAPADSNVFIFGEN; encoded by the coding sequence GTGATTTATGTTGTTTTCGAAGTGGTTATCAAGGCTAACTGTATGGATAATTACCTTAGGATTGTAAGTGATTTGAAGGGAGAACTTAATAAGGTGAAGGGGTTTGTTCGCTCGGAGCGTTTCCAGAGTCTGGCGACTGAGAACAAGTTGCTTAGTCTTTCTTTGTGGGAAAGTGAAGAGGCGGTGAATACGTGGCGGAATCAGGTGGAACATCGATTGAGTCAGCGAGTAGGGCGGGATTCAATTTTTGAAAGTTATCAGATAAGCGTGTTGTCCTCCATTAGATCTTATGGCGATGATGATAGGAGGGAAGCGCCGGCGGATAGCAATGTATTTATTTTTGGAGAGAATTGA
- a CDS encoding YciI family protein — protein sequence MSTNKEQFIYVLKLIPALLNEGNWTELEEQIVGRHFSRLEALLAEGKLVLAGKTQGLDEKSFGIVILEVEDEASAVAIMQSDPAVAEGIMTAELFPYRVALSK from the coding sequence ATGTCGACAAATAAGGAACAATTTATATACGTTTTGAAATTAATCCCGGCTTTGTTAAATGAGGGGAACTGGACCGAACTTGAGGAGCAGATTGTGGGGAGACATTTTTCGAGATTGGAGGCGTTGCTTGCTGAAGGTAAGTTGGTTTTAGCGGGGAAAACTCAGGGGCTGGATGAGAAGTCTTTTGGGATAGTTATATTGGAAGTTGAAGATGAAGCGTCAGCTGTGGCTATCATGCAAAGTGACCCAGCTGTAGCCGAAGGGATTATGACGGCGGAGTTATTTCCTTATAGGGTTGCGTTAAGTAAGTGA
- a CDS encoding ABC transporter ATP-binding protein: MSTNVVDVTKKFGDFQALYDINLAIEDGEFIAILGPSGCGKTTLLRMLAGFESPTSGTIEINNTAVADASFSVPPEKRDVSMVFQGFALWPHMTVADHIKFPLRYDQFAAYELKQNMSQRVGDVLEIINLQDKGEAYPHELSGGQKQRVSLGRAIATEPQLLLMDEPLSALDAELRIEMRREIQRLHQITGATIVYVTHDQGEALAMADRIVVMNKGRIEQVGTPEDIFYRPETEFVATFVSKANIFRGWWEGDAFHVADSSVVLANVGTTDALKASGIYALRPDQIELTDVALNDLTAEVLTRQFQGKEYHYSLNLNGQTILVQRPFTDVYEVGERVGLRAVAG; the protein is encoded by the coding sequence ATGAGTACAAATGTTGTTGATGTGACTAAAAAGTTTGGCGATTTCCAAGCGCTGTATGATATTAATTTAGCGATTGAAGATGGCGAGTTTATTGCGATCCTCGGTCCTTCCGGTTGCGGGAAAACGACGCTTTTGAGGATGTTGGCCGGCTTTGAGTCCCCAACTTCTGGGACCATTGAAATAAATAACACTGCCGTCGCCGATGCTTCCTTTTCCGTTCCCCCTGAAAAACGCGACGTGTCGATGGTCTTCCAAGGCTTTGCTTTATGGCCGCACATGACGGTCGCTGACCACATTAAATTCCCCTTGCGCTACGACCAGTTTGCTGCTTATGAGTTGAAGCAAAACATGTCTCAGCGCGTGGGGGATGTGTTGGAGATTATTAATTTGCAGGATAAGGGCGAGGCCTACCCCCATGAATTATCGGGCGGGCAAAAACAACGGGTGTCTTTAGGGCGCGCGATTGCGACCGAACCGCAATTGTTGTTGATGGATGAACCTTTAAGTGCTCTGGATGCTGAGTTGCGGATTGAGATGCGTCGTGAAATTCAGCGTTTGCATCAAATTACCGGCGCTACGATTGTTTACGTGACCCACGACCAAGGGGAAGCCTTGGCCATGGCTGACCGAATTGTCGTGATGAACAAGGGGCGGATTGAACAGGTGGGAACGCCTGAAGATATCTTCTATCGCCCTGAAACCGAATTTGTGGCGACGTTTGTGAGCAAAGCCAATATTTTTAGAGGTTGGTGGGAAGGCGATGCTTTTCATGTGGCAGACAGTTCGGTGGTGTTAGCCAATGTTGGTACAACAGACGCTTTGAAGGCTAGCGGGATTTATGCCTTACGGCCAGACCAAATTGAGTTAACCGACGTTGCCCTTAACGACTTGACGGCTGAAGTCTTGACCCGCCAGTTCCAAGGTAAGGAATACCATTACTCCTTGAATCTAAATGGCCAAACAATCCTTGTCCAACGACCCTTTACCGATGTTTATGAGGTTGGCGAACGCGTAGGCTTGCGGGCTGTCGCGGGGTAG